One window of the Prionailurus bengalensis isolate Pbe53 chromosome E1, Fcat_Pben_1.1_paternal_pri, whole genome shotgun sequence genome contains the following:
- the TNFSF13 gene encoding tumor necrosis factor ligand superfamily member 13 isoform X1: MPASSPSLPAPRGPPGDMGGPAREPALSVALWLSWGAALGAVACAMALLTQQTELQNLRREVTRLQRTGGPCKEEEGHPWPSLREQSPDALEAWENGERSRRKRAVLTHKQKKKHSVLHLVPINITSKEDSDVTEVIWQPALKRGRSLEAQGYVVRVWDTGVYLLYSQVLFHDVTFTMGQVVSREGRGRQETLFRCIRSMPSNPDWAYNSCYSAGVFHLHQGDILSVTIPRGRAKLSLSPSGTFLGFVKL; encoded by the exons ATGCCAGCCTCGTCTCCTTCCTTGCCAGCCCCCAGAGGGCCACCGGGAGACATGGGGGGCCCGGCCCGAGAGCCGGCGCTCTCAGTCGCCCTCTGGTTGAGTTGGGGGGCGGCTCTAGGGGCTGTGGCGTGTGCCATGGCCCTGCTGACCCAGCAAACAGAGCTGCAAAATCTAAGGAGAGAGGTGACTCGGCTGCAGAGGACTGGAGGGCCCTgcaaggaggaagaagggcatCCGTGGCCGAGCCTCCGGGAGCAG AGCCCTGACGCCCTGGAAGCCTGGGAGAATGGGGAGAGGTCCCGGAGAAAGAGAGCAGTGCTCACCCATAAACAGAAGA AGAAGCACTCCGTTCTGCACCTTGTCCCCATCAACATCACCTCTAAGG agGACTCTGATGTGACAGAGGTGATCTGGCAACCAGCTCTTAAGCGTGGGAGAAGCCTGGAGGCTCAAGGATACGTTGTTCGAGTCTGGGACACTGGAGTTTATCTGCTGTATAGCCAG GTCCTGTTCCACGATGTGACTTTCACCATGGGTCAGGTGGTGTCCCGGGAGGGCCGGGGAAGGCAGGAGACGCTATTCCGTTGTATACGAAGTATGCCTTCCAATCCGGACTGGGCCTACAATAGTTGCTACAGTGCAG gTGTCTTCCACCTACACCAAGGGGATATTCTGAGTGTCACAATCCCCCGGGGAAGGGCGAAGCTTAGCCTCTCGCCATCTGGAACCTTCCTGGGCTTTGTGAAACTGTGA
- the TNFSF13 gene encoding tumor necrosis factor ligand superfamily member 13 isoform X2: MGGPAREPALSVALWLSWGAALGAVACAMALLTQQTELQNLRREVTRLQRTGGPCKEEEGHPWPSLREQSPDALEAWENGERSRRKRAVLTHKQKKKHSVLHLVPINITSKEDSDVTEVIWQPALKRGRSLEAQGYVVRVWDTGVYLLYSQVLFHDVTFTMGQVVSREGRGRQETLFRCIRSMPSNPDWAYNSCYSAGVFHLHQGDILSVTIPRGRAKLSLSPSGTFLGFVKL, translated from the exons ATGGGGGGCCCGGCCCGAGAGCCGGCGCTCTCAGTCGCCCTCTGGTTGAGTTGGGGGGCGGCTCTAGGGGCTGTGGCGTGTGCCATGGCCCTGCTGACCCAGCAAACAGAGCTGCAAAATCTAAGGAGAGAGGTGACTCGGCTGCAGAGGACTGGAGGGCCCTgcaaggaggaagaagggcatCCGTGGCCGAGCCTCCGGGAGCAG AGCCCTGACGCCCTGGAAGCCTGGGAGAATGGGGAGAGGTCCCGGAGAAAGAGAGCAGTGCTCACCCATAAACAGAAGA AGAAGCACTCCGTTCTGCACCTTGTCCCCATCAACATCACCTCTAAGG agGACTCTGATGTGACAGAGGTGATCTGGCAACCAGCTCTTAAGCGTGGGAGAAGCCTGGAGGCTCAAGGATACGTTGTTCGAGTCTGGGACACTGGAGTTTATCTGCTGTATAGCCAG GTCCTGTTCCACGATGTGACTTTCACCATGGGTCAGGTGGTGTCCCGGGAGGGCCGGGGAAGGCAGGAGACGCTATTCCGTTGTATACGAAGTATGCCTTCCAATCCGGACTGGGCCTACAATAGTTGCTACAGTGCAG gTGTCTTCCACCTACACCAAGGGGATATTCTGAGTGTCACAATCCCCCGGGGAAGGGCGAAGCTTAGCCTCTCGCCATCTGGAACCTTCCTGGGCTTTGTGAAACTGTGA